The proteins below are encoded in one region of Fervidicoccaceae archaeon:
- the amrB gene encoding AmmeMemoRadiSam system protein B → MSKVEDIRRPAVAGYFYEADASQLRRRIEWCFRHRIGPGLLPERSGEGERESIGYVVPHAGYVYSGPVAAHAYYALSREKRPETIILIGPNHTGAGPPVSLAPWRKWRTPLGIMEVDVELRDYLVKRGGVIVPDYEAHLFEHSLEVQLPFIQYVYGEEVKILPIVALEQTPSVAEAVVAELEEAVEALGRDAVILASTDFNHYDPHDVTFRKDMRAIEAMESLDVEEFYRVVMREDVSVCGPLGVMVLMLLARRRRGGRPEILAHATSGDTSGDLSHTVGYVAAKFPLRASGAI, encoded by the coding sequence GTGAGCAAAGTGGAGGACATTAGGAGGCCCGCCGTGGCCGGGTACTTCTACGAGGCCGACGCTTCTCAGCTGAGACGCAGGATCGAGTGGTGCTTCAGGCACAGAATAGGGCCGGGCCTTCTCCCAGAGAGAAGCGGGGAGGGAGAGCGGGAGTCTATAGGTTACGTCGTGCCGCACGCCGGCTACGTATACAGCGGACCCGTCGCTGCCCACGCCTACTATGCCCTCTCTCGAGAGAAGAGGCCCGAGACCATCATCCTGATAGGACCCAATCACACCGGCGCAGGCCCCCCCGTCTCCCTCGCCCCGTGGAGGAAGTGGAGGACTCCCCTGGGGATCATGGAGGTTGACGTAGAGCTCAGAGACTACTTGGTCAAAAGGGGAGGAGTGATCGTGCCAGACTACGAGGCTCATCTCTTCGAGCATAGCCTCGAAGTACAGCTGCCGTTCATTCAATATGTATACGGCGAAGAGGTCAAAATTCTACCGATAGTTGCACTGGAGCAGACCCCCTCGGTGGCCGAGGCCGTGGTCGCGGAGCTCGAGGAGGCGGTGGAGGCGCTAGGCAGGGACGCCGTTATTCTGGCCAGCACCGACTTCAATCACTACGACCCCCACGACGTTACCTTCAGGAAGGACATGAGAGCTATAGAGGCCATGGAGTCGCTCGACGTTGAGGAGTTCTACAGAGTGGTCATGAGAGAGGACGTGAGCGTGTGCGGGCCTCTCGGCGTGATGGTCTTAATGCTCCTCGCTAGGAGGAGAAGAGGAGGGAGGCCCGAGATCCTCGCGCACGCCACTTCGGGAGACACGAGCGGCGACCTGAGCCACACCGTCGGCTACGTGGCGGCCAAGTTCCCGCTCAGAGCCTCGGGCGCCATCTGA
- the rpsB gene encoding 30S ribosomal protein S2: protein MSSYMRETEQELEVRRAQIELLIDIEKYLAAGVHIGTHICTKTMKQFVYRIRPDGIYILDVRKIDERLRIAANMLSTAEPGKLLVVSVRQYGFTPVEKFSHYTGAKAVIGRFMPGTLTNPRLEWYVEPDVVLVTDPRADEHAVLEASNMGIPVVAFVDTDNRTDDIDLVIPANNKGRKSLALLYWLLAREILRARGLIAKHQSLPEPPAAFEAKASKVAA, encoded by the coding sequence GTGTCGTCGTACATGAGAGAGACCGAGCAGGAGCTCGAGGTTCGAAGAGCACAAATTGAGCTCCTCATCGATATAGAGAAGTACCTAGCAGCGGGAGTCCACATAGGGACGCACATCTGCACTAAGACTATGAAGCAATTCGTCTATAGGATAAGGCCGGACGGCATATATATCCTCGACGTGAGGAAGATCGACGAGAGGCTGAGGATAGCCGCTAACATGCTCTCGACCGCGGAGCCCGGGAAGCTGCTTGTCGTTAGCGTTAGGCAATACGGCTTCACCCCTGTAGAGAAGTTCTCTCACTACACGGGGGCCAAGGCTGTGATTGGTAGATTCATGCCGGGCACGTTGACCAACCCGAGGCTCGAGTGGTACGTGGAGCCCGACGTCGTCCTCGTGACCGACCCTAGAGCAGACGAGCACGCCGTGTTGGAGGCCTCGAACATGGGGATCCCGGTCGTGGCCTTTGTCGACACGGACAATAGGACCGACGACATCGACCTAGTGATACCGGCTAACAACAAGGGCAGAAAGAGCTTGGCCCTCCTCTACTGGCTACTGGCCCGCGAGATCCTGAGAGCGAGGGGGCTCATAGCTAAGCATCAGAGCCTACCGGAGCCGCCCGCGGCCTTCGAGGCCAAGGCATCGAAGGTCGCGGCCTGA
- a CDS encoding DNA-directed RNA polymerase subunit N: MLGGGGRSPTGEELLLIPVRCFTCGKLLGHLWEEFSERVKAGEEPESVLDELGVDRYCCRRVLVAHVPLIEQAMKFRSLR; the protein is encoded by the coding sequence GTGCTAGGAGGAGGTGGCAGAAGTCCTACAGGTGAGGAGCTCTTGTTGATCCCCGTCAGGTGCTTCACGTGCGGCAAGCTCCTGGGCCACCTCTGGGAGGAGTTCAGCGAGAGGGTGAAGGCCGGCGAGGAGCCCGAGAGCGTTCTCGATGAGCTGGGCGTAGATAGGTACTGCTGTAGGAGAGTGCTCGTGGCTCACGTGCCCTTAATAGAGCAGGCCATGAAGTTTAGGTCGCTGAGGTGA
- a CDS encoding 30S ribosomal protein S9, giving the protein MSTRIVIAAGRRKTARARVVIKPGRGRVWVNGVPLELLPNELVRLKIMEPLLLAGEALWGSVDIQVKVEGGGVMGQADAARMALARGLVEYFGSEELRRIYTAYDRTMLAGDPRQTEPEKYMRRSARRRWQKSYR; this is encoded by the coding sequence GTGAGCACGAGGATCGTCATAGCAGCCGGGAGGAGGAAGACGGCTCGAGCGAGAGTCGTGATTAAGCCGGGCAGGGGCAGAGTGTGGGTCAACGGGGTCCCGCTAGAGCTCCTGCCCAACGAGCTCGTGAGATTGAAGATAATGGAGCCTCTCCTACTAGCTGGCGAGGCCCTCTGGGGAAGCGTTGATATCCAAGTGAAAGTCGAGGGGGGAGGAGTCATGGGACAAGCCGACGCGGCGCGCATGGCCCTGGCGCGCGGGCTCGTAGAGTACTTCGGGTCCGAGGAGCTCAGGAGGATCTACACGGCTTACGATAGGACGATGTTGGCCGGGGACCCTAGGCAGACCGAGCCCGAGAAGTACATGAGGAGGAGTGCTAGGAGGAGGTGGCAGAAGTCCTACAGGTGA
- a CDS encoding 50S ribosomal protein L13 yields MTGKVGVSSGILVIDAENQILGRLASRVAKLLLEGRKIVIVNAEKALLSGEPRTVIEGYKKIFEVQTYRNPERQGIRRERSPERIVKSAVRGMLPVDKHKGRAALKNLMVYAGVPSEFAEAIKIKFPEADASKLRCKSVSVGELARQLGWRG; encoded by the coding sequence ATGACGGGTAAGGTCGGCGTTAGCTCCGGGATCCTGGTGATCGACGCCGAGAATCAGATATTGGGGAGGCTAGCCAGTAGAGTGGCGAAGCTGCTACTAGAGGGGCGCAAAATCGTAATCGTCAACGCCGAGAAGGCCTTGCTGAGCGGCGAGCCTAGGACGGTCATCGAGGGCTACAAGAAGATCTTCGAGGTGCAGACCTACAGGAACCCGGAGAGGCAGGGGATAAGGAGAGAGAGAAGCCCCGAGAGAATAGTCAAGAGCGCGGTGCGCGGAATGCTGCCAGTGGACAAGCACAAAGGGAGGGCGGCCCTTAAGAACCTCATGGTCTACGCGGGGGTGCCGAGCGAGTTCGCCGAGGCTATTAAAATCAAATTCCCCGAGGCCGACGCCTCGAAGCTTAGGTGCAAGAGCGTCTCTGTCGGAGAGCTCGCGAGGCAGCTGGGCTGGCGAGGGTGA
- a CDS encoding 50S ribosomal protein L18e, which translates to MTIETKSTNALKRRLLRRLVSLSRAHKSRLLRRVAEKLGSPRRRAVAVNVGELEEIGREGEVLVVPGKVLGGGELTKKLTVVAYSYSVKAWRKIKEAGGTPLLIEDVVRDESLLREVLSRPKRLVS; encoded by the coding sequence TTGACGATCGAGACGAAGAGCACCAATGCTCTCAAGAGAAGGCTCCTGAGAAGACTCGTCTCGCTCTCTCGAGCTCACAAATCTAGGTTGCTTAGAAGAGTCGCGGAGAAGCTGGGGTCGCCCAGGCGCAGAGCCGTGGCAGTCAACGTGGGCGAGCTGGAGGAGATAGGCCGAGAGGGCGAGGTGCTGGTGGTTCCCGGGAAGGTATTGGGAGGAGGAGAGCTAACGAAGAAGCTGACCGTGGTGGCTTACTCGTACAGCGTGAAAGCGTGGAGGAAGATTAAAGAGGCCGGGGGAACCCCTCTGCTCATCGAGGACGTGGTGAGAGACGAGAGCCTGCTACGCGAGGTGCTCTCGCGACCTAAGAGGTTGGTGTCGTGA
- a CDS encoding DNA-directed RNA polymerase subunit D produces MSGESGDGGWRVEVLERSEDKLSLLFDGVPLHLLAALRRAVIEEVPTMAVSAVMFLENSSALHDEVLAHRLAMIPLRSEEALRKYRPPEECRECVDCENCTTKLYLDVKNVDLDELTVYSGDLKPEDPDVRPVHDRVPIVKLARGQSIALEAEARLGRGREHAKWSPVTVAVVVAVPRVTFDFSRVSEKELEECLGCLEGLSRELAERVRRELRGTIELTRFRNTSLLRYCEAKKCSGALKVTYSGTKRILKIEGTGALPCDLIVLRGIEELKRKVLRTLASLKEIEREGAGG; encoded by the coding sequence ATGAGCGGAGAAAGCGGAGATGGAGGATGGAGAGTCGAGGTCCTGGAGAGAAGCGAGGATAAACTCAGCCTGCTCTTCGACGGAGTGCCTCTGCATTTGTTGGCGGCGCTGAGGAGAGCAGTGATTGAGGAGGTACCCACCATGGCAGTGAGCGCCGTCATGTTCCTCGAGAACAGCAGCGCGCTCCACGACGAGGTCCTGGCCCACAGGCTGGCTATGATCCCCCTCCGCAGCGAGGAGGCCCTGAGGAAGTACAGGCCCCCGGAAGAGTGTAGAGAGTGCGTCGATTGCGAGAATTGCACGACTAAGCTCTACCTCGACGTGAAGAACGTCGACTTAGACGAGCTGACAGTGTACTCGGGCGACTTGAAGCCCGAGGACCCCGACGTGAGGCCGGTGCACGACCGCGTGCCCATCGTGAAGCTGGCCAGGGGACAGAGCATTGCGTTGGAGGCCGAGGCTAGGCTGGGGCGCGGCAGGGAGCACGCTAAATGGAGCCCTGTCACGGTGGCAGTCGTCGTGGCGGTCCCTCGAGTGACCTTCGACTTTTCCCGAGTAAGCGAGAAAGAGCTCGAAGAGTGCTTGGGCTGCCTCGAGGGCTTGAGCCGCGAGCTGGCCGAGCGCGTTAGGAGAGAGCTCAGAGGCACGATCGAGTTGACCAGGTTCAGGAACACCTCGCTGCTGAGGTACTGCGAGGCGAAGAAGTGCTCGGGAGCTCTCAAGGTAACGTACTCTGGAACCAAGAGGATACTGAAGATCGAGGGCACGGGGGCCCTACCCTGCGACCTGATCGTGCTGCGAGGGATCGAGGAGCTGAAGAGAAAGGTCCTGAGAACTCTGGCCTCGCTGAAGGAGATCGAGAGAGAAGGCGCTGGGGGGTGA
- a CDS encoding 30S ribosomal protein S11: MSLHSRELKWGVAHIYSSLNNTIVHITDLSGAETFARVSGGMVVKADREKPSPYAAMLCAARAAKEAMDKGITAIHIRVRAPGGHGPKTPGPGAQPAIRVLARAGFVIGRIEDVTPIPHDTTRRPGGRRGRRV; this comes from the coding sequence TTGTCGCTACACTCTAGAGAGCTCAAGTGGGGCGTGGCTCACATCTACAGCTCGCTCAACAACACCATAGTCCACATAACCGACCTCAGCGGAGCCGAGACCTTCGCTCGAGTGAGCGGCGGAATGGTGGTCAAGGCCGACAGAGAGAAGCCGTCGCCTTATGCCGCTATGCTTTGCGCGGCGAGAGCGGCCAAAGAGGCAATGGATAAGGGCATCACGGCGATACACATTAGGGTCAGAGCCCCGGGGGGGCACGGCCCCAAGACCCCGGGACCCGGAGCTCAACCAGCCATTAGGGTTCTAGCGAGAGCCGGCTTCGTCATAGGTAGAATAGAGGACGTGACGCCGATACCGCACGACACTACGAGGAGACCCGGCGGAAGACGGGGTAGGAGAGTCTGA
- a CDS encoding 30S ribosomal protein S4 produces the protein MGDPKKPKRKWERPGHPWIKERLQHELELMGRYGLRNKRELWAAASLARRLRHRARSLLALPLEVRAVEERRLLDLVTRKLGLLREASSLDDVLSITAEHVLERRLQTVVYKKRLARTIHEARQLIVHGHVGIGGRRVRSPGRLVSPEEEELVDLLPDSPMRRVLAAPSA, from the coding sequence ATGGGAGATCCGAAGAAGCCTAAGAGAAAGTGGGAGAGACCCGGCCACCCGTGGATCAAGGAGAGATTACAGCACGAGCTCGAGCTCATGGGGAGGTACGGCCTCAGGAACAAGCGCGAGCTCTGGGCCGCCGCTAGCCTGGCTAGGAGGCTGAGGCATAGAGCCAGAAGCCTGTTGGCTCTGCCGCTCGAGGTCAGAGCCGTAGAGGAGAGGAGGCTGCTCGACTTGGTCACGCGCAAGCTCGGTCTGCTCCGCGAGGCCTCGAGCCTCGACGACGTGCTCTCTATCACGGCCGAGCACGTGCTCGAGAGGAGGCTCCAGACCGTGGTCTACAAGAAGAGGCTGGCGAGGACCATTCACGAGGCTAGGCAGCTCATAGTACACGGCCACGTGGGCATCGGTGGGAGGAGGGTGAGGAGCCCCGGCCGCCTCGTCTCGCCCGAAGAGGAGGAGCTCGTGGACCTGCTCCCCGACAGCCCCATGAGGCGGGTCCTCGCGGCGCCGAGCGCCTGA
- a CDS encoding 30S ribosomal protein S13 — protein sequence MSSSSQQFRHIVRVAGVDLEGKLDVVHGLASIKGIGVNLAAALVRRLGMDPTRKIGELTDAELATLEDAVLDPSKYGVPSWMLNRRKDYESGEDLHLVGADLIFKVRQDIEREKKIKSWRGIRHALGLKVRGQRTATTGRFGPTVGVKKSKAKK from the coding sequence GTGTCCTCGAGCTCTCAACAATTTAGGCACATAGTCAGAGTGGCCGGCGTGGACTTGGAGGGAAAACTAGACGTAGTCCACGGCTTAGCGAGCATCAAGGGGATCGGCGTGAACTTAGCGGCGGCCCTCGTCAGGAGGCTCGGGATGGACCCGACGAGGAAGATAGGCGAGCTCACCGATGCCGAGCTGGCGACCTTGGAGGACGCGGTGCTCGATCCGTCCAAGTACGGCGTCCCTAGCTGGATGCTCAATAGGAGAAAGGACTACGAGAGCGGAGAAGATCTACACCTCGTCGGTGCTGACCTAATATTCAAGGTGAGACAGGACATAGAGCGAGAGAAGAAGATAAAGAGCTGGCGCGGCATAAGACACGCGCTAGGCCTGAAAGTGAGAGGGCAGAGGACCGCGACCACGGGCAGATTCGGGCCGACCGTTGGCGTGAAGAAGAGCAAGGCCAAGAAGTGA
- a CDS encoding 50S ribosomal protein L14e has translation MPAIIEVGRICVKTLGREAGRKCVVVDIIDDDFVLVTGPKELSGVRRRRVNIEHLEPTDKKIDLPRGAGDEIVRETLERAGLLDYMRQRVKIGPRPQLLGGAR, from the coding sequence TTGCCCGCGATAATAGAAGTCGGTAGGATATGCGTGAAGACGCTCGGGCGCGAAGCCGGGAGAAAGTGCGTGGTAGTCGACATAATAGATGACGACTTTGTCCTAGTGACGGGCCCCAAGGAATTGAGCGGGGTCAGGAGGCGGAGAGTCAACATAGAGCACCTGGAGCCCACCGACAAGAAGATCGACTTGCCCAGGGGGGCCGGCGACGAGATCGTGAGGGAGACCCTAGAGAGAGCGGGGCTCCTGGACTACATGCGGCAGCGCGTTAAGATCGGACCGAGACCTCAGCTTCTCGGGGGAGCACGGTGA
- a CDS encoding 50S ribosomal protein L34e, which translates to MPRPSYRTSSLARVHVRVPSGKTVVRYRARKAGRAQCCVCGRELAGVPALRPSELRSLSKTSKRPERPYGGVLCPACLSRAIKEAVRASS; encoded by the coding sequence TTGCCCAGGCCCTCGTACAGGACGAGCAGCCTGGCTAGGGTCCACGTGAGGGTCCCGAGCGGAAAAACCGTCGTGCGTTACCGAGCGAGGAAAGCCGGGAGAGCCCAATGTTGTGTCTGTGGTAGAGAGCTCGCGGGGGTGCCGGCTCTGAGGCCGAGCGAGCTCAGGTCTCTGTCTAAGACCTCGAAGAGGCCGGAGAGGCCGTACGGCGGGGTCCTCTGCCCGGCGTGCCTGTCGAGGGCGATCAAGGAGGCCGTGCGGGCCTCGAGCTAG
- a CDS encoding cytidylate kinase family protein has translation MRRRGLIIAVSGSAGSGKTTYAAHLSKELGLKLVSAGKIFRKIAEERGLTLEELNREALESPSVDFLIESEVIREASSGGAVIEGHLAAWAVAGVADLLVFLDAPLEVRVLRIASREGRPLGEVVVETTKRELLEALRYKKFYGIDVTDQGFFHVKLDTSLASEEEIKETLTDLVKRILKLGASTTH, from the coding sequence TTGAGGCGGCGAGGCCTTATAATCGCGGTGAGCGGGAGCGCCGGCAGCGGTAAGACCACGTACGCGGCGCATCTATCCAAAGAGCTAGGCCTAAAGCTCGTCAGCGCCGGGAAGATCTTCAGGAAAATTGCCGAGGAGAGAGGGCTCACGCTCGAGGAGCTCAACAGAGAGGCCCTGGAGAGTCCGAGCGTTGATTTCCTTATCGAGTCGGAGGTCATCAGGGAGGCGTCGAGCGGCGGAGCGGTCATCGAAGGGCACCTGGCGGCGTGGGCCGTGGCCGGCGTGGCCGATCTGCTCGTGTTCCTCGACGCACCTCTCGAGGTGAGAGTCTTGAGGATCGCCTCGAGAGAGGGTAGACCCCTCGGCGAGGTCGTCGTCGAGACCACGAAGAGAGAGCTCCTCGAAGCTCTGAGGTACAAGAAGTTCTATGGGATTGACGTTACGGATCAGGGGTTCTTCCACGTGAAGCTCGACACCTCCCTAGCAAGCGAGGAAGAGATTAAGGAGACCTTGACGGACCTCGTTAAACGCATCCTGAAGCTCGGCGCCTCGACTACACATTAA
- a CDS encoding RNA-guided pseudouridylation complex pseudouridine synthase subunit Cbf5: protein MTGVLPIALGRATAVMRVVMGSDKEYVCVAQLHGEVDVEEIERVARYFTGLIYQRPPVRSNVKRTLRVRRVRRLEVLEKVDRLVLVRISCDAGTYVRKLCHDMGVLLGTGAHMRELRRTRSGPFSEDTSHTLHEISEAVYAWRCLGEEEMLRKIVMPVEVAVCRLPKIVLRQSAVAAVANGAYLAIPGVMAFTRDAKRGSMVALMTPKAELVALGRIEESPEALAKRGRGVVARPERVIMSPEAYPRAWRSSGELGRNP, encoded by the coding sequence GTGACCGGCGTCCTCCCGATAGCTCTCGGCAGAGCCACGGCAGTGATGAGAGTCGTAATGGGGTCGGATAAAGAGTACGTGTGCGTTGCGCAGTTGCACGGAGAAGTCGACGTCGAGGAGATAGAGAGAGTGGCTCGGTACTTCACGGGTCTTATATATCAGAGGCCTCCCGTTAGGTCAAACGTCAAGAGGACCCTGCGAGTGAGGAGAGTTCGCCGCCTCGAGGTCCTGGAGAAGGTCGACAGGCTCGTCCTCGTGAGGATCTCGTGCGACGCCGGGACCTACGTTAGGAAGCTGTGCCACGACATGGGAGTGCTGCTGGGGACGGGGGCCCACATGCGCGAGCTGAGACGCACGAGGAGCGGGCCCTTCTCGGAGGATACGTCGCATACGCTGCACGAGATAAGCGAGGCCGTCTATGCGTGGAGGTGCCTGGGCGAGGAGGAGATGCTCAGGAAGATCGTTATGCCCGTCGAGGTGGCCGTGTGTCGCCTCCCTAAGATCGTGCTTAGGCAATCCGCCGTGGCGGCTGTGGCGAACGGAGCCTACTTAGCGATCCCCGGAGTCATGGCATTCACCAGAGACGCGAAGAGGGGGTCGATGGTCGCTCTGATGACTCCGAAGGCTGAGCTCGTGGCGCTCGGGAGAATCGAGGAGAGCCCCGAGGCTCTGGCCAAGCGGGGGCGGGGCGTGGTGGCTCGCCCCGAGAGGGTGATAATGTCGCCCGAAGCCTACCCTCGCGCCTGGAGGAGCTCGGGAGAGCTGGGCCGAAACCCTTGA
- a CDS encoding methyltransferase, translating to MIEHYYSPRPPRGKLRLILDSVAGIQLKLYTSSGVFSSSRIDPGTRLLLEHLVVPPEGAVLDLGAGIGVIGIFVAKANPRLTIYMSDVNRRALELARLNARANNVEERVRVVESDVYDGLRGLRFAAVYSNPPLSAGWRVVERMILEAPGVLEDEGFMQAVFARGERRAIELGSRVFESVEVLKRKSGYAVLLFRRPSR from the coding sequence TTGATCGAGCACTACTACTCGCCGAGGCCTCCGAGGGGTAAGCTGAGGCTGATACTAGATAGCGTCGCCGGGATCCAGCTCAAGCTCTATACGTCTAGCGGGGTCTTCTCCTCGAGCAGGATAGATCCGGGTACGAGACTACTCCTGGAGCATCTCGTTGTCCCCCCGGAGGGCGCGGTCCTAGACCTAGGCGCTGGGATAGGCGTGATAGGAATCTTCGTGGCCAAGGCGAATCCGCGTCTGACGATCTACATGAGCGACGTCAATCGGAGGGCTCTGGAGCTCGCGAGGCTCAACGCTAGAGCTAATAACGTTGAGGAACGCGTAAGAGTGGTGGAGTCGGACGTATACGATGGATTGAGGGGCCTCAGATTCGCGGCCGTGTACTCCAACCCTCCTCTCTCGGCCGGGTGGAGAGTTGTCGAGAGGATGATACTCGAGGCCCCCGGGGTGCTCGAGGACGAGGGCTTCATGCAGGCTGTCTTCGCTCGAGGGGAGAGGAGAGCCATCGAGCTGGGCTCGCGCGTCTTCGAGTCGGTCGAAGTGCTCAAGCGTAAGTCCGGCTACGCGGTCCTCCTCTTTCGAAGACCCTCTCGCTGA
- a CDS encoding SIS domain-containing protein has translation MPSRLLEAYAKWRELYIAGSSLVDKRVEALRGDYDKIYAVGVGGSGSAGAFLSALARWGEVEALIISHRSLGLPGPVDERTLVLALSYSGRTLETLHSVERALRLGARVIGVTSGGPLLELLEKRGLPVVRLPGGLLPRASLPLMLSASLRALEAVGVRVSPELSGADEALADVVSAEEESRELAEVIGSSTPVLLSCDPYEVVATRLREELAENSKRLSLLETLPNAGHNAVVAWARASKRDYKFIGIVGHRATECEALVESFAEAVGSEPALWRLRGRSLLEEMLRGAWIAGLTSIKLAEAAGVDPVETPEINAYRRALDQREGLRKRRTA, from the coding sequence CTCGTTGACAAGCGCGTGGAGGCTCTGAGAGGAGACTACGATAAAATCTACGCTGTGGGAGTCGGGGGCTCCGGCTCGGCTGGCGCGTTCCTCTCGGCGTTGGCGAGGTGGGGCGAGGTGGAGGCCCTAATAATATCTCACAGGTCTCTCGGGCTGCCCGGGCCCGTAGACGAGAGAACCCTCGTCCTCGCCCTGAGTTATTCGGGCAGGACGCTCGAGACGCTGCATTCGGTGGAGCGCGCCCTGAGGCTAGGAGCTCGAGTGATCGGAGTAACGTCGGGAGGCCCTCTGCTGGAGCTGCTGGAGAAGAGAGGCCTCCCCGTGGTCAGGCTACCGGGGGGGCTTCTTCCCCGCGCTAGCCTACCCCTCATGCTCTCGGCCAGCCTGAGGGCGTTAGAGGCCGTCGGCGTGAGAGTAAGTCCCGAGCTCAGTGGAGCCGACGAGGCTCTCGCAGATGTGGTATCAGCCGAGGAGGAGTCGAGAGAGCTCGCTGAGGTCATCGGGAGCTCCACGCCGGTGCTACTCAGCTGCGATCCCTACGAGGTCGTGGCGACGAGGCTGCGCGAGGAGCTGGCCGAGAACTCCAAGAGGCTCTCGCTGCTGGAGACTCTCCCAAACGCCGGCCACAACGCCGTGGTAGCTTGGGCCAGAGCGTCTAAGCGGGATTACAAATTCATCGGAATAGTCGGCCACCGCGCCACCGAGTGCGAGGCTCTCGTCGAGAGCTTCGCCGAAGCGGTCGGGTCTGAGCCGGCGCTCTGGAGGCTGAGAGGTAGAAGCCTCCTCGAGGAGATGCTGAGGGGGGCTTGGATAGCGGGTCTGACGAGCATCAAGCTCGCCGAGGCGGCGGGGGTGGATCCAGTCGAGACACCGGAGATCAACGCGTATAGAAGAGCTCTCGATCAGCGAGAGGGTCTTCGAAAGAGGAGGACCGCGTAG